The Flavobacterium sp. N2270 genome contains the following window.
TATCACTTTTTATATAAAATATATCTTCAAATTTTACTTTAATATCTTTATAACCATCTTTAACCACAACATAAGTAGGTTTTAAATTAATAGTTACTAAAGTAACTGCTGCTAATAAATCGATACTTTTTACCGGTTTTGATAAATAGGAAATAGGGTTTATAGAAAGTGCTTTTTGTAAAGTTTCTAACTCAGTTTGACCCGTAATGAAAATAATTTTTGCTTTTTTAACGTGTTCTTCTGCCCATTTTATGCCTGTATCTTTCCCTTCAACATTAATATCTAACAAAACTATATCTGGATCAAATAAGTTTAATTTTTCAACGGCTTGATTAATTTTAAAAGCCATTTCAATATTAAAAAAACCGTTATCGTTTAAAATATTTTTAATATGATTTGCTATTAAAACTTGATCTTCTACAATTAATATTTTAGGCATTTTGTGAATGATTTTTGGTAAAACTAAAATGAAACCCATTATCTGTATTTATAGTAGGTTCTACTTCTAGTTGCAAACATAATTGTTCAGCAAGAACAGGTTTAATTATTTTATTTTTACTGTTTTCGCCATTATCGACATACGTAAAAACAAGTACGTTGTTTTTTTTAATTACTGAAAAACTAATGTTTTTTTCTTGTAGAGAATTAAAAGCATATTTTAAAGAATTAATGTATAGTTCGGTAATTAATAATCCCAAATATAAAGCAGTATCAGAATCTATTTTAACTTCTTCTATGGTTGCTGTTAAATTTATACTTTCTTCTAAAGTCAATTCTTCAAAGTTGTTTTTAATATCCATTAAATATTCCTGAAGATTAATTGTACTTACATTATTTGTTACATATAAATGTCTGTGTAATGCTGCAATAGCTTCTACCTTTGATAGTAAACGAGTAAATTCAGTTTTTTCACTCTCGCTTTTGTTTTTTCTAATCCTACTTTCGATTAATAAAGAAATAAGTTGCAAATTATTATTTACCCTGTGATTAGTTTCACTTACTAAAAATTCATTTTGCTTAGATAAAAACTGAAGTTTTTTGTTATTTTGCTTCGTTTTGTTTAAAAAAAAAGCAATTAATAGTGTGCCTAGAATTGCTAAAACAAATAAACCTGAAATAAGTAAAAACTTAGCTCTTGTTGTAATTAATTCTTTATTCTTGTTTTTAATTTCTAGGTTATTAATTTTTATTTGTTTGTCTTTTTCAGAAAGTTTATATTTTTCTTCTAGTTCAAATAAAAACTTATCGTGTTCATATTTATAGTATTTTTCTGTTAATTCTGTTCTTATTATAGAGAATTCGTAAGCCTTTTCTATGTTCCCTAATTCCTTGTAAATATTTCTAATATTGTCTGTAAATATCATTTGACCAAAAAATATATTGTTTTTTTTGGCAAACTCTAAAGCGATGAAACATTCAGATAATGCTTTTTCCAATTGATTATCTTTAATTAACAGCCGAGTGTAATTAATTTGAGCGTCTACTTTTTGTTGTACAAGTCTATTTTTGTTGGAATAATCTATTAAGTATTCAATATACCTAATTGCTTTTTTATATTCTTTAAGTTCTTCAAGAACTCCCGATATTTCAAGTGTTGCAGAAAAAACTCCGTCTTTATATTTTGCTTTCTTAGAAAATTTAAGCGCTTTATTAGCATAAGAAAGAGTTGAATCTGGTATTCTGAAGTATTCTGAAAACAAAGCTGCTTTTCGACTATAAAATTGAGCTACATCTCTATCACTAATTTTATTAAAATTCAGTAATTTATCTGCACTATTAAGTTCTTTAACTGCTTCCTTAAACAAAGTTCTTTTTCTATAAAACTCTGCCATTTTAACATGATATAAAAAATATAGTTGTTTATTATTCAGCGTTTTAATTATTGAATAAGCCTTTAAATAATAGTTATTAGATAAGTTATAATTTAATTTAAGTTTATAAGCATCGGCTAATCCTAAAAGAATATAAGTTTTTTGCTCTTGATTTTTTGTTGTTTTTAGATTTTTATTAAAATAAGTAATAGCCTCTTCAAGTTTATTTTCATTAATTAGTTTTTTGCCAATATTAAAAATAGAATCGTTTTGGGCAACCGACCATTGGAATATAACTAGAAAAAAAAGTATATATGATTTCATTTAAGTTTTCAATTTCTTTTTCCTAGCTGCAGGAAATAATACATTATTCAAAATTAATCGATATCCTGGAGAGTTTGGGTGTAAATCTAAAACAGTTGGAGCATCACCTACTCTATGTTGATAATCTTCTGGATCGTGACCACCATAAAAAGTAAACATTCCTTTTCCTTTGGTTCCGTGAATATAACGTGCTTCACCGTTTATTTTATTCTCACCTAATAATAAAACATTCGATTTTATTT
Protein-coding sequences here:
- a CDS encoding sensor histidine kinase, yielding MKSYILFFLVIFQWSVAQNDSIFNIGKKLINENKLEEAITYFNKNLKTTKNQEQKTYILLGLADAYKLKLNYNLSNNYYLKAYSIIKTLNNKQLYFLYHVKMAEFYRKRTLFKEAVKELNSADKLLNFNKISDRDVAQFYSRKAALFSEYFRIPDSTLSYANKALKFSKKAKYKDGVFSATLEISGVLEELKEYKKAIRYIEYLIDYSNKNRLVQQKVDAQINYTRLLIKDNQLEKALSECFIALEFAKKNNIFFGQMIFTDNIRNIYKELGNIEKAYEFSIIRTELTEKYYKYEHDKFLFELEEKYKLSEKDKQIKINNLEIKNKNKELITTRAKFLLISGLFVLAILGTLLIAFFLNKTKQNNKKLQFLSKQNEFLVSETNHRVNNNLQLISLLIESRIRKNKSESEKTEFTRLLSKVEAIAALHRHLYVTNNVSTINLQEYLMDIKNNFEELTLEESINLTATIEEVKIDSDTALYLGLLITELYINSLKYAFNSLQEKNISFSVIKKNNVLVFTYVDNGENSKNKIIKPVLAEQLCLQLEVEPTINTDNGFHFSFTKNHSQNA
- a CDS encoding LytR/AlgR family response regulator transcription factor, producing MPKILIVEDQVLIANHIKNILNDNGFFNIEMAFKINQAVEKLNLFDPDIVLLDINVEGKDTGIKWAEEHVKKAKIIFITGQTELETLQKALSINPISYLSKPVKSIDLLAAVTLVTINLKPTYVVVKDGYKDIKVKFEDIFYIKSDKNYLDIHTLNKKITIRNSLDDFMEKLDLKMFCKVHRSYIVNISKITEKKNSSVVINSFEIPVSRNLNLNL